One stretch of Arachis hypogaea cultivar Tifrunner chromosome 20, arahy.Tifrunner.gnm2.J5K5, whole genome shotgun sequence DNA includes these proteins:
- the LOC112786367 gene encoding uncharacterized protein, which yields MLLISFIIQNPFSLQRTQKARTLKASKNPSPHPSTPSSLSLLALPPSLLLRRWFSLVVTPSSHTVRRKLSVASLSGGDFLRVHSVDSEQPLDPESIFSENDEDSSPKFRGRRGVLHLFRSSSHSSIPSPSSGSSLVFILTVPNHLSFDDLIRWCGPHLHHLHRLLFIRVGIGEIKKMAFPGANESMSGASSPQRKMGRGKIEIKRIENTTNRQVTFCKHRNGLLKKAYELSVLCDAEVALIVFSSRGRLYEYANNRCIPYRYKNNGTHDKEIEVLVISAPKGKGMQFPKIEVEYSLHFASTPFNPLGVLKWTYLSCQILDEYNRLLTSQLETQRQYYESLLAEAKSKVDSSVSEAVEKAVTSGLQDIQDKLEKCTE from the exons ATGCTGCTTATCTCTTTCATCATTCAAAACCCCTTTTCTCTTCAAAGAACCCAGAAGGCCAGAACCCTAAAAGCTTCGAAGAACCCCAGTCCTCACCCCAGCACTCCGTCGTCACTCTCTCTTTTGGCACTCCCACCATCGCTGCTCCTTCGGCGGTGGTTCTCTCTGGTGGTGACTCCCTCGTCGCACACCGTCCGTCGCAAGCTTTCCGTCGCAAGTCTCTCTGGTGGTGACTTCCTCCGAGTTCACTCGGTCGACTCGGAGCAGCCTCTGGACCCTGAATCCATCTTCTCCGAGAACGATGAAGATTCGAGCCCTAAATTCAGGGGGCGAAGAGGTGTTCTCCACTTGTTCCGGAGCTCCTCTCATTCCTCAATCCCAAGCCCTAGCTCTGGCTCTTCTCTTGTCTTCATTCTCACCGTTCCCAATCACCTCTCCTTCGATGACCTCATTCGCTGGTGCGGGCCCCACCTCCACCATCTCCACCGCCTCCTCTTCATCAG GGTAGGTATAGGTGAAATAAAGAAGATGGCTTTTCCAGGAGCAAATGAATCCATGTCAGGAGCAAGTTCACCACAGAGAAAGATGGGAAGGGGTAAGATTGAGATCAAGAGGATTGAGAACACTACAAATCGCCAAGTAACCTTTTGCAAGCACAGAAATGGTCTTCTCAAGAAAGCATATGAGTTATCTGTGCTTTGTGATGCTGAGGTTGCTCTTATAGTTTTCTCCAGCCGTGGTCGCCTTTATGAATATGCCAATAACAG ATGCATTCCCTACAGATACAAGAATAATGGAACACATGACAAAGAAATAGAGGTTCTTGTGATTAGTGCTCCGAAGGGCAAAGGAATGCAGTTCCCAAAG ATAGAAGTGGAATACTCACTACACTTTGCGAGCACTCCTTTCAATCCCCTTGGTGTTTTAAAGTGGACATACTTGTCTTGCCAG ATTTTGGATGAATACAACCGTCTTCTAACATCTCAGTTGGAAACTCAAAGACAA TATTATGAATCTTTGCTGGCAGAGGCAAAAAGCAAAGTGGACAGTTCTGTCTCTGAAGCAGTGGAGAAAGCTGTAACTTCTGGATTGCAGGACATCCAAGATAAACTGGAAAAGTGTACAGAATAG